A part of Verrucomicrobiota bacterium genomic DNA contains:
- a CDS encoding sodium:solute symporter family protein, producing MNALIIAAAPLSNIPVLAVVIVAYLAAIGYLGYRGYAGTKTSADFMVAGRRIHPWVMALSYGATFISTSAIVGFGSTAGMFGFSLLWLAFLNIFVGIFIAFVFFGKRTRKVGHNLDAHTFPEILARRYNSRFIQGFSGLVIFLFMPLYTAAVLIGASRIIAEFVGLDFNIALLVFAVIVAAYVIFGGLKGVMYTDALQGTLMFIGMAILLVMTYSTLGGVTPAHEKLTTMAPLAADNPVLGTFLGHQGWTAMPRLFSRFWWVVVSSVVMGVGIGVLAQPQLAVRFMTVRSNRELNRAVLVGGVFIIMMVGVAFVCGSLSNAVYQEEPETFVKAAGLEKVVRHNEDGSIKTMTNDAGILFVLITPKDPDGNDVLDENGNPKEVPVPAFGLATCTKVPTPVYKSPGEGLPRQWMEEPKTVTDEIMPRYLKAKMPPWFLYVFMVTILAAAMSTISSQFHTMGTSVGRDFYEQGINRGRGTKATVLTTRIGMLIAIVATIVISYAIADSENIIAMVTALFFGLCAAAFLPAYVGALYWRGMTRAGATASIVTGFVVSFLWLTCMADKITAGFSIPRFFGQSPTLVAAGSIWTYVEAIVIALPLSAVVAVVVSLMTKPEPKEHLDKCFRGVNKA from the coding sequence ATGAACGCACTGATCATTGCTGCAGCACCGCTGAGCAACATCCCCGTGCTGGCCGTCGTTATCGTGGCGTACCTCGCCGCCATTGGCTACCTCGGGTACCGAGGGTACGCGGGGACGAAGACCAGCGCGGATTTCATGGTCGCCGGGCGGCGCATTCACCCGTGGGTGATGGCGCTCAGCTACGGGGCCACATTCATCAGCACATCGGCCATCGTCGGGTTCGGCAGCACGGCCGGCATGTTCGGTTTCAGCCTCTTGTGGCTGGCCTTCCTCAACATCTTCGTTGGCATCTTCATCGCGTTCGTCTTCTTCGGTAAGCGTACGCGGAAGGTGGGCCACAATCTGGACGCGCACACGTTTCCCGAGATCCTGGCGCGGCGCTACAATTCGCGTTTCATCCAGGGTTTCTCGGGGCTGGTGATCTTCCTGTTCATGCCGCTGTACACTGCGGCGGTCCTCATCGGCGCTTCGCGAATCATCGCGGAGTTCGTCGGGCTTGATTTCAACATCGCGTTGCTCGTGTTCGCCGTGATCGTGGCGGCCTACGTGATCTTCGGCGGGCTGAAGGGCGTCATGTATACGGACGCACTGCAGGGCACGCTGATGTTCATCGGCATGGCGATCCTGCTCGTCATGACCTACTCGACGCTGGGGGGCGTGACGCCGGCGCACGAGAAGCTGACGACAATGGCGCCGCTGGCGGCCGACAACCCGGTGCTCGGCACGTTCTTGGGTCATCAGGGGTGGACGGCGATGCCGAGGCTCTTCTCGCGGTTCTGGTGGGTCGTTGTCTCGAGTGTGGTCATGGGCGTCGGCATCGGCGTCCTCGCGCAGCCGCAGCTCGCCGTGCGGTTCATGACCGTGCGGTCGAACCGCGAGCTGAACCGGGCCGTACTCGTCGGGGGCGTGTTCATCATCATGATGGTCGGCGTCGCGTTCGTGTGCGGCTCGCTGTCGAACGCCGTGTACCAGGAGGAGCCTGAGACGTTCGTCAAGGCCGCCGGGCTGGAGAAGGTCGTCCGCCACAATGAGGATGGCAGCATCAAGACGATGACAAACGACGCGGGCATCCTGTTTGTCCTGATCACGCCGAAGGATCCCGACGGGAACGACGTTCTCGACGAGAACGGCAATCCCAAGGAGGTTCCCGTGCCGGCCTTCGGCCTCGCCACGTGCACGAAGGTGCCCACCCCGGTGTACAAGAGCCCGGGCGAGGGCCTGCCGCGCCAGTGGATGGAGGAACCGAAGACGGTCACCGACGAGATCATGCCGCGCTACCTGAAGGCCAAGATGCCGCCGTGGTTCCTGTACGTGTTCATGGTGACGATCCTGGCCGCGGCGATGTCGACCATCAGCTCGCAGTTCCACACGATGGGTACATCAGTCGGGCGCGATTTCTACGAGCAGGGCATCAACCGAGGCCGTGGAACCAAGGCAACTGTGCTGACCACGCGGATCGGGATGCTCATAGCCATCGTGGCCACGATCGTCATCAGCTATGCCATTGCCGACAGCGAGAACATCATCGCCATGGTCACCGCGCTGTTCTTCGGCTTGTGCGCGGCTGCCTTCCTGCCCGCGTATGTCGGCGCGCTGTACTGGAGGGGCATGACGCGGGCCGGGGCGACCGCGAGCATCGTGACGGGCTTCGTCGTGAGCTTCCTGTGGCTGACCTGCATGGCTGACAAGATCACAGCCGGCTTCTCGATTCCGCGGTTCTTCGGCCAGAGCCCGACGCTCGTCGCGGCAGGGAGCATCTGGACCTACGTCGAGGCGATCGTGATCGCGCTGCCGCTCTCGGCAGTCGTGGCCGTGGTCGTAAGCCTGATGACGAAGCCGGAGCCGAAAGAGCACCTGGACAAATGCTTCAGGGGCGTGAATAAGGCATAG